One Streptomyces spororaveus genomic window, CCGCCTGCTGGAGGAGGGGGCGGCGGCCCTGTCGTAGGAGCCCGCCTGCGGTCCGGGCCCGCGGGTGGCGGCGGGGCGTACCGCCGGGGGTGTGACCGCCGGAGGTGTGACGGCCGGGGTGGACGGTTGGGGGTGTGACGGCCGGATGGCTGCATCGGGGGTGTGGGGTGGGGGGCGGGTGGGAACGATCGGGACGGCTGCGCACCTGCGGCCCGTATGACCGATCGAGAAGGACGCCGATGGCTACAGGCATTGTGAAGTGGTTCAACTCGGAGAAGGGGTTCGGGTTCATCCAGCAGGACGACGGCGGCCCGGATGTGTTCGTGCACTTCTCCGCCATCCAGACGACCGGCTTCAAGGAGCTCGCCGAGGGTGCGAAGGTCGAGTACGACGTCACCCAGGGCCCCAAGGGACCGCAGGCCGAGCAAGTGGTGCCGATCGGCTGACAGAGCGGCGTGTCCCGCCCCGTGACGGGAGCCCCCGCCGGACCTCTCCGGCGGGGGCTCCCGTGGGTGGCGGGCCCTGGTGGCGGGGCCGGTGGCCGCCGGTTTCGGACCGCGGCAGGTGAACCACCGGCGGGTGGGTGTGGTCTTCCCGCGGCTGCCTCCGGGGAATCACCCGCGGCTGCCGCTCGCGCTGGGCGACATCTGCGTCGACGAGGGCGACCGGGGCACCTTCTGGCAGGTGCTGCGGTTCGGTGTCCGGAACCTCTGCGACCCCGAGCCGGACGAGTCGAGTGGCTGGTCGTGGACACCTTCGGGCACCGGCCCGGGACGGTGACGCTTCCCCCGGGGTGCGGGCCGCCGCCCGGGTGACCCGGGCTCAGCTCGCGGTGGAGGAGAGCCGGGTGGCGCGGACCGGCCGCCGTCTGAAGGCCGGGACGGCCAGCAGGGCGAAGCCGAGGGCCGCCGCCGTGAGGTGGCCGATCGTGGTGAAGTCCGGCAGCGGCCCGCTCCACTCGGCGCCGCCGAGCGGCCAGGCGAGGACGAAGACGGCCCAGGGCAGGCGGCCCCGGCGGGGCAGGGCGAGCGTGCCGAGCGCCAGCACGGTCTGGGCGCCGTAACTGACCCCGTAGTCCAGGGCGTGCCGCACGTCCTCGGGGTAGCGGCCGTGGCGCAGGGCGACGGTGATGACGGCGGCGGTGAGCAGGGTGGCCGCGACATGCCCGCCGAGAAACACGGCCACGGCGCGCGTCTTTCCCCAGCGGTGCTCGGTCCAGGCCAGGAAGCAGCAGACTCCCAGGCCCAGGGTGATCAGGGTGCCCGCGAAGCCGGTCGAGGTGACGTCGGTGAGGGTGCCGTCGAAGAACAGCGCGCTGCCGAGGAGCGCGGACAGCGGATGATCCCGCAGGTTGTCCAGGTTGGTGCTGAGGTGTCCCAGCACGGCGGCCGCCCGGTCGGCGGACAGCACGTGGCCGGTCCAGGCGTGGCCGGCCAGGAGCAGGCAGAGGTAGGCGAGGGTCAGCGGCGCCCGGCGCGGGTAGCGCCGCAGGACGCGGAGCGCCCGGCGTGAAGGGCCCGGCGGTGACTGGGAGTTCATACCGCGGCATTCTCCGGGCCGGGCCGCGGGCGGAGAGCGCCGGGCCCGGGCCGGCCGGCCGGGTGCGGCCGGAGGGGGCCGGAGGCGGCGCAGGGTGCTGGTGCGCGGCGCCGTACCCCGCCGGGGTGGAGGGCCGCGGCGGGCGGACCGCGGGTCAGAGTCCCAGTTCGATGCCGAACCCGTCCGCGCCGGGAGCCGGGACCCGGTCCGGGTTCTCCCGGTCGGCGGCGTCCGGGGCCGGGGCGGGCTTCGGGCCGGCCGGGGCGGGCTTGGGGGTGTCGGGCTTGTGCTCGCAGTAGACCTTGCCCTGGTAGAACTTGCAGCCCGGCATGTTCTCCACGTCCCGGGGCTTCTTGTTCTTCCTGCCCTTCGACCTGTCCTTGCCGCCGTGCTCGTGGTGGTCGGCCGTGTTTCGGTGGTCGCTCTTCGTGTGGTCGCCGTGACCGGACGCGAACGCGGCCGCCTCGGTGTGCGGCGTGGTCTGGGCGGCGAATGCGCTGGTGGGGACCAGTGCGCCTCCTGTGACGAGCGCGGCCGAAACGGTGAACATCGCGAAACGCTGCTTCCGGGAAGTGCGGGCCATGAGGAGTTCTCCAGAGCGGGAGGCGGTGGGGGGTTCCCGAGAACAAAGACGGAATGTCCGCTTTGCCCTCTTGTTAAGAGCCTGGCCGCGGGACTTCACGGGGCGGTCCGCCGACTGTCACAGGCCTGTGACGGGGCACGTCGCGTACGGCCCGCGGCTCCGGCCAGCCCGGCGGCCGCGGGCGGGGCCGGGCGCCAGGCCCCTTCCGGGGGCGCGGCCGGGGCGCGGCGCGGGCGCCAGAGGACGGCGGCACCCAGCACCAGGCACCCGGCCACCGCGAGGCCGCCGCCCGCGGCGGTACAGGCCAGGGTGAGGCCGGGCGAGGCCCCGGCGAGGCGGGGCAGGGCGTTGACGGGGGCGGTGGCGCAGATCAGCAGGAGGCCCAGCCGCGCGGGCGCACGGGCGCCGGCCTCCTGCGCAGGCGGCGCGGCACCCGGTCGGCGATCGTCGCCGCCGCCGCGGGCAGCAGGGTGAGGGAGAAGACGGCCAGGCCGGTCCACTGCCACGTCATGGGGGTGTCCTTGGTGGTGCGCGTGCCCCGGGTCGGATTCCGCTTCGGTGTCCGGGTGCCCGCACCGCGCGGGCCTCCCGCGGCTCCCGCGCCGCCTGCGCAGGGTAGCGGCGGCGGGGAAAGGGGCGGGCGGCGGGCCCGGGCGGCGCGGGAGGGTGCCGGGGATCCGGGAATGCCCCAGGGGGTGTCCTGCCGGTCAGGGCGGATCAGGGAGCGGTGGCCGGTGCCGTGGGGTCTCCCCAGGCCCGCCAGGGCCGAGGGAAGCATCGCAGGGCGAGGGAGGCGACGCGGAGCGTCGCCGACCGGGGGCAGCGCGGCGGGGCGCGGTGCCGGGCGCCGCTCCCTGATCCGCCCTGACCGGCAGGACACCCCCCAGGCCGGACGCGGCCGCGCTCCGTACCGGGGCGCTTCCGCTTCCGTGCCTGCCGCGTCCGTGCGGCGTGCGGGCGGGGTCTGTCAGCCGGCGGTGCCGAGCAGCAGTTGCGCGGCGGCCGTCGCCCCGTCCGTGCGGACGAGGCCGGCCACGGCCTTCGCGCGTGCCCGGGTCCTGGGGTCCAGGGCCGTTGCGAGTGCGGCCGACAGGGTCTCGCGGGTCGGGTCCGCTCCGTCGTGCGCCGCGCCGATGCCCAGCTCGGCGACGCGGGCGGCCCAGTACGGCTGGTCGGCCATCTGCGGTACCACCACCTGCGGGGTGCCGGCCAGGGCGGCCGTGGTCGTGGTGCCCGCGCCTCCGTGGTGGACGACGGCCGCCACCCGGGGGAAGAGGGTGTGGTGGTCGGCCTCCCCGACACGGAAGCAGTCGTCCTGGTCGTCGACCGGGGCCAGTTCGGCCCAGCCGCCGGACAGGAGCACGCGGTGGCCCTGTGCGCGGACGGCCTCGACGGCCGCCCGGGCGACGCCCTGCGCGTCGCGGACGGGGATGCTGCCGAAGCCCACGTACACCGGCGGTGTGCCGGCGTCGAGGAACGCCTGGAGGCCGGCCGGGAGCGGGCGTCCGCCCGGCCTGAGCCACGCTCCGGTCTGCACGACGTCGAGGTCGGCCGGCTCCTTCCACGGGCCCAGGGCCGGGTCCGCCGCCAGCCACGGCCGGCTGGTGAGGACGTAGTCGCGGAAGTCGTCCACGGGCGGCAGGCCGACCGTGGCCCGGTGGGCGTTGAGCCCGGTGCCGAACAGCGCGTTCAGGTTCTCGGCGTCCAGGTCCCACAGCGCCCGGTTGTCGCTCGCCTGCGGCGGGAGGGGGTGGCCCGGCCGCGCCAGCGGAGCGTGGTGCGGGGAGGGCAGGTAGGTCGGGAAGCAGGCCACGAACACGTAGGGGATGCCCAGTTCCTCGGCCACCGACCGCGCGCCGGCCGCGGCCGGGAACAGGCCGGTCGCCACCATCACGTCGCACCCCCGGGCCGCCGTGGCGACCGCCTCGTACGTCGTGGCGACCAGCCGGGCCGCCCGCTCGGGCAGCCCCTGCGCCGGCATCGGCGCCGTCCCGGTCACCGCTCCCCTGACCATCTCGCGCACCGGCCGGCCGATGGGTGTCAGCGGGACACCGGCGTCCTCGGCCGGCCCGGCGAAGTCCGGCGGCGCGCACATCCGTACTTCGGCGCCCGACTCCTGCAGCCGCGCGGCGAGTGCGAGCATCGGCTCGATGTCCCCGCGCGAGCCGTACGCCACCAGCAGCACACGCATGCGGTCGCTCTTCTTCCTGTGGGTCGCCGTCTCGGCCGGGGCGGGGGTGGAGGCGGTGGCGTTCACGACAGCCCCCTGGAGAAGTGGTTGACGGTGAGGCCGCAGTCGAAGGCCGGGGCGGGGGTGCGGGCGGGGTTCGCGGGGGTGCCGGGGCGGTCGAGGAGGGGGATGCCGTAGCCGAGGACGGCGGGGCGGCGGTTGGCGGCGGGGGTGTCGAACCGCTGGGCGGCCCGGTCGAGGGTGGCGGAGATGTAGCAGGTCAGCTTGCGCAAGCGGTTCTCGCTTCTTCTGTGCGGATGCGGGTGCCGGTAAGGGGGTTCATGCGGGTACGGGTGCTGCGGCGGGTACGGGTGCGGGGTCAGGTCGCGGGCAGGCCGAGCTGGAACTCGCGGGTGCGCCGGTGGGTGCGGTACCCGAGCCGGTGGTTGACGGCGAGCATGTGGAGGTTGTCCTCGGCGTTGTCGGTCTCGATCTCGGTGACGCCGGGGTGCTCGGCGCGCAGCCTGCGCACCATGGCGGCCTTGACCCACAGGCCCAGTCCGTGGCCGCGGTGGGCGGGGACGACGGCCGTGTCGTACTGCTGGGCGCGGGCCGGTGTTCCCGGGGGGAGCACGATCTCGGTGTAGCCGGCCATGGTGCCGTCGTCGTGGAGGGCGGCGACGGTCAGCAGGGTGTCGCCGCGGCCGGCGACCGCCTCGGCCATGGCGCGGACGCGGGCGGCGTCCCAGGCCTCGTGGCCGTAGTCCAGGTCGCCCAGGGGCATGTCGTTCATCGCGTTCTTGGCCAGGGCGAAGGCGTCGGCGAGGCCGTCGGGGACGGTGCCGGTCCAGCCGGTCAGCCGGTAGCCGGGGGGTCCGCCGTCGGCCGGCGGGCGGTGGGCGGGCCCGTCGGTGTCCCCGAGGCGCAGCAGGAGGTGGTCCAGGGTCATCGCCGGGCGGAATCCCCAGCGCCGGCAGAAGGCCTCGCCGGGGCCGTCGGCCGCCGCTGCGGCGACCAGGCTGCGCCGGCTCTCGGTGCGGCATGCCGCCACGGCGGCGGACAGCAGGCGGGAGCCGGTTCCCCGGCGCCGGTGCGCGGGGTCGACGTGGAGTTCCAGTTCGGCCAGGTGGTCCCGGCCCGGGGAGGTGAACAGCCGCAGGGCCGCGACCGCGACCGCGGCGCCGTCGGCTCCGGTGGCCAGCCAGGTCAGCCGGTGGCTGTCCAGGGCGGGCGTGGTGAGCCGGGCGTGGATGCTGGCGGGTTCCGGAGGGGGCGTTCCCGGTGTGTCGTGGGCCGCGGAGGCGGCGACGACCCGGTGCCAGGCGGCGGCGTCGGTGACCGACACGTGGTGGAGGGGGACGAGGTGGATGTGCTCGGACAAGGCGGCGGCTCCGGTGATCGGCGGGGGCTGACTCCCGGAAAGTTACGGGGGTCTGACGGGCCGGCACATCGGTAGGCGTGACTTAACGCATTGATCACGAACGCGGGGGCGTTAGGTAGGTTGGCCCCATGCTTTACGGGCGGGGGACCGAGCAGGACCGGATACGGCGGATGCTTGTGCGTGCCGGAGCCGGCGACGGCGACGGTGCGGGCGGGGCGAGCGGTGCGCTGGTGATCCATGGTGAGGCCGGGATGGGCAAGACGGCGCTGCTGGAGTACGCGAGGGGGTTGGCGGGTCCGGGGCGGGTGCTGCGGACCGTGGGGATCGAGTCGGAGATGGAGCTGGCCTTCGGTGGCCTGCACCAGTTGCTGTGGCCCGTCGCCTCGCTGCTGGAGCGGCTGCCGCGGCCGCAGGCCGCGGCGCTGAGCGCGGCGTTCGGGGTGTCGGGTGAGGCGGTGCGGGACCGGTTCGCCCTGGGGACGGCGGTGCTGGCGATCCTGTCGCAGGCCGCGGGCGGCGGTCCTCTGCTGTGTGTGGTGGACGACTCCCAGTGGCTGGACCGGGCGTCGCTGGACGCTCTGGTGTTCGCGGCCCGGCGGCTGCACCGTGAGGGTGTGGTGATGCTGTTCGCGGTCCGTGACGGTGTGCCCGGGGGGCATATCGGCGGCTTGCCGCAGCTTCTGCTGCGGGGGCTCGATTCCGCGGCCGTCGACGCCCTTCTCACCGACCGGGTGGTCGCCCTGTCGCCGTATGCGCGGGAGCAGATCGTCGAGCAGGCGCAGGGCAACCCGCTGGCCCTGCTGGAGCTGCCGGCGTCGCTCACGGCCGAGCAGCGCGGCGGGCAGCTGAACCCCGTCGCTCTTCCGGCCGGGCTGTCCTCGCCCTCCAGCCGGATCCAGGAGGCTTTCCAGGCCCAGATCCGCCGGCTGCCCGACGCGACCCGGGCGATGCTGCTGGTGGCCGCGGCCGACGACTCCGGCGACCTCGATCTGGTGCTGCGGGCGTCGGCCCGTTTCGGTGCCGCGCTGGAGGACCTGGAGCCGGCCGAGGACGCCACGCTGGTCCTGCTGAGCGAGCACACCCTGGCCTTCCGCCACCCCCTCATCCGGTCGGCGACCTATCAGGACGCGGCCCTGGCGCGGCGTCTGGCGGCCCACCGGGCGCTGGCCGACGCGCTCACCGGGGACCGGGGCGCCGGCCAGCACGCCGACCGCAGGGCCTGGCACCTGGCGGCCGCCACGACCGGCGCCGACGAGGCCGTCGCCGCCGAGATGGTCGGTGTCGCCGAGCGGGCGGGCGGCCGGCAGGGGACGGCCTCGGCCTCGGCGGCGTACGAACGGGCGGCGCAGCTGACCGCGGACCCCGCCGCCCGTGCCCAGCTGCTGGCCGCCGCGGCCATCACCTCGGCCGAGGCCGGGCAGTTCCACCGCACCGCGGCCCTCACCGACCACATCAACGCGCTCGCCCTGGACCCGCGGATGCTCGCCGACCTCGCCCGGGTCCGGGCCATCGTCGAGCTCGACCGCGGGTCACCGGGCCGGGCCGCCCGCATCCTGCTGGAGTGCGCGGACCGGATCGGGCAGTGCGCCGACCTGGCCCCGGTGCTGACCGAGGCGGTCCAGAGCGCGCAGTCCTCGGGAGACCGCCGGCTGCTGGCCGATGTCGCCGCCCGCCTCCCCGACTCCCCGCAGTACGCGATGGCCCGGGCGATGACCGGCCCCCTCGACGCGGTCCGGGAGCCGGCGCCGGGGCCGGG contains:
- a CDS encoding cold-shock protein gives rise to the protein MATGIVKWFNSEKGFGFIQQDDGGPDVFVHFSAIQTTGFKELAEGAKVEYDVTQGPKGPQAEQVVPIG
- a CDS encoding rhomboid-like protein gives rise to the protein MNSQSPPGPSRRALRVLRRYPRRAPLTLAYLCLLLAGHAWTGHVLSADRAAAVLGHLSTNLDNLRDHPLSALLGSALFFDGTLTDVTSTGFAGTLITLGLGVCCFLAWTEHRWGKTRAVAVFLGGHVAATLLTAAVITVALRHGRYPEDVRHALDYGVSYGAQTVLALGTLALPRRGRLPWAVFVLAWPLGGAEWSGPLPDFTTIGHLTAAALGFALLAVPAFRRRPVRATRLSSTAS
- a CDS encoding glycosyltransferase — encoded protein: MRVLLVAYGSRGDIEPMLALAARLQESGAEVRMCAPPDFAGPAEDAGVPLTPIGRPVREMVRGAVTGTAPMPAQGLPERAARLVATTYEAVATAARGCDVMVATGLFPAAAGARSVAEELGIPYVFVACFPTYLPSPHHAPLARPGHPLPPQASDNRALWDLDAENLNALFGTGLNAHRATVGLPPVDDFRDYVLTSRPWLAADPALGPWKEPADLDVVQTGAWLRPGGRPLPAGLQAFLDAGTPPVYVGFGSIPVRDAQGVARAAVEAVRAQGHRVLLSGGWAELAPVDDQDDCFRVGEADHHTLFPRVAAVVHHGGAGTTTTAALAGTPQVVVPQMADQPYWAARVAELGIGAAHDGADPTRETLSAALATALDPRTRARAKAVAGLVRTDGATAAAQLLLGTAG
- a CDS encoding GNAT family N-acetyltransferase, yielding MSEHIHLVPLHHVSVTDAAAWHRVVAASAAHDTPGTPPPEPASIHARLTTPALDSHRLTWLATGADGAAVAVAALRLFTSPGRDHLAELELHVDPAHRRRGTGSRLLSAAVAACRTESRRSLVAAAAADGPGEAFCRRWGFRPAMTLDHLLLRLGDTDGPAHRPPADGGPPGYRLTGWTGTVPDGLADAFALAKNAMNDMPLGDLDYGHEAWDAARVRAMAEAVAGRGDTLLTVAALHDDGTMAGYTEIVLPPGTPARAQQYDTAVVPAHRGHGLGLWVKAAMVRRLRAEHPGVTEIETDNAEDNLHMLAVNHRLGYRTHRRTREFQLGLPAT
- a CDS encoding AAA family ATPase, whose protein sequence is MLYGRGTEQDRIRRMLVRAGAGDGDGAGGASGALVIHGEAGMGKTALLEYARGLAGPGRVLRTVGIESEMELAFGGLHQLLWPVASLLERLPRPQAAALSAAFGVSGEAVRDRFALGTAVLAILSQAAGGGPLLCVVDDSQWLDRASLDALVFAARRLHREGVVMLFAVRDGVPGGHIGGLPQLLLRGLDSAAVDALLTDRVVALSPYAREQIVEQAQGNPLALLELPASLTAEQRGGQLNPVALPAGLSSPSSRIQEAFQAQIRRLPDATRAMLLVAAADDSGDLDLVLRASARFGAALEDLEPAEDATLVLLSEHTLAFRHPLIRSATYQDAALARRLAAHRALADALTGDRGAGQHADRRAWHLAAATTGADEAVAAEMVGVAERAGGRQGTASASAAYERAAQLTADPAARAQLLAAAAITSAEAGQFHRTAALTDHINALALDPRMLADLARVRAIVELDRGSPGRAARILLECADRIGQCADLAPVLTEAVQSAQSSGDRRLLADVAARLPDSPQYAMARAMTGPLDAVREPAPGPGTGPGPGTGAAELPHAGHGDGEGEDGFAERILAGVHGLLFADHRAALDTAATCVRDCRTQDVVGWLHTSLHLLAEARLSLGLHEEARAAAEEGLAVAGQFGRRHRETYLRATLATLAALQGDHERCTGLGEAALEHADAHGIGLAAAHALRALGLLDLGAGDAGSALARLEAARDRAGHPVLTAFLLPDLVEAAVRAGQVERAAHAVAVMTRWAGAAQQPAAWALARRCQALTSSGAGAGEHFTAALRLHEEGTAQPFERARTELLYGEWLRRERRRSDARGRLRSALETFEGLGARAWASRARTELQACGETLDPAGRRDELLDRLSPQEREVVRLAATGATNRQIAARLFLSPRTVGHHLYRAFPKLGVTTRNDLPLLLDRDR